One Antiquaquibacter oligotrophicus genomic region harbors:
- a CDS encoding C40 family peptidase yields MTNAGPEHDRSTEVAVQFKAIASKLTLPTAPRISRPSAKSVRSGILSVAVMGLVVPGLFATVALPAYAFRSPDAAIQASGELETLKKADAQNLTVAGSASVLSASRDGFGATSPEELAAAREAEAAAAAAAAVAASGPSISDLLANPPYPSFDLASVASVALQYQGVPYVYGGATPAGFDCSGFVSYVYAQFGIALPHSVSGIAAMGTPIATEAALPGDIVTLPGHNGIYLGDGMFIDAPDYGDVVRVRPIYDSGYYIVRIGI; encoded by the coding sequence TTGACGAATGCAGGACCCGAGCACGACCGCAGTACCGAAGTAGCAGTTCAGTTCAAGGCCATCGCCTCGAAGCTCACCCTCCCGACTGCACCCCGAATCTCCCGCCCGAGCGCCAAGTCTGTGCGCTCCGGCATCCTCAGCGTCGCCGTCATGGGACTCGTCGTTCCCGGGCTCTTCGCCACCGTGGCATTGCCCGCGTATGCGTTCCGTAGCCCCGACGCAGCGATCCAGGCGTCCGGCGAACTGGAGACCCTCAAGAAGGCGGATGCCCAGAACCTCACGGTCGCGGGTTCCGCTTCGGTCCTCTCCGCAAGCCGCGATGGCTTCGGCGCGACCAGCCCGGAGGAACTCGCTGCAGCACGCGAGGCAGAGGCGGCCGCTGCTGCGGCTGCCGCCGTCGCGGCATCCGGGCCCTCGATCTCCGATCTGCTCGCCAACCCGCCATACCCGAGCTTCGACCTCGCGTCGGTGGCAAGTGTTGCGCTGCAGTACCAGGGTGTTCCGTATGTCTACGGTGGCGCGACCCCCGCAGGTTTCGACTGCTCCGGCTTCGTCTCCTACGTGTACGCGCAGTTCGGTATCGCGCTTCCGCACTCGGTGTCGGGTATCGCCGCAATGGGCACCCCGATTGCGACCGAGGCAGCACTCCCGGGCGACATCGTGACTCTGCCCGGCCACAACGGCATCTACCTCGGCGACGGCATGTTCATCGACGCCCCCGACTACGGTGACGTCGTGCGCGTGCGACCCATCTACGACAGCGGCTACTACATCGTTCGCATCGGGATCTGA
- a CDS encoding DUF3027 domain-containing protein, translating into MPEPTPRVSAARAALVEITPDATIGRLLGEAVEEDGSITVTFDSALAGYPGWAWTVSLAEIDGEAPTVLEAELLPGDGALLAPDWVPWSERLAEYKAAQEAQNASDAADDGDADDEDLDGDSEDEDEDELDEDDVLGNDVLHGGDLDGVDIDDLDEQEPDDDDDEREPVFDEVGEGSD; encoded by the coding sequence ATGCCTGAGCCCACCCCGCGCGTGAGTGCTGCCCGCGCAGCACTCGTCGAGATCACGCCCGACGCCACCATCGGTCGCCTACTCGGTGAAGCGGTGGAGGAGGACGGCAGCATCACTGTGACCTTCGATTCCGCGCTCGCCGGGTACCCCGGCTGGGCGTGGACGGTGTCGCTCGCCGAAATTGACGGTGAGGCCCCGACCGTCCTCGAGGCGGAACTGTTGCCCGGCGACGGTGCCCTTCTCGCGCCCGACTGGGTGCCGTGGTCGGAGCGTCTCGCCGAGTACAAGGCGGCCCAGGAAGCGCAGAACGCATCGGATGCCGCGGATGACGGCGATGCGGACGACGAAGACCTCGACGGCGACAGCGAAGACGAGGACGAGGACGAACTCGATGAGGACGACGTGCTCGGCAACGACGTGCTCCACGGCGGCGATCTCGACGGTGTCGACATCGACGACCTCGACGAGCAAGAACCCGACGACGATGACGATGAGCGTGAGCCGGTCTTCGACGAGGTGGGCGAAGGCTCGGACTAG
- a CDS encoding metal-dependent transcriptional regulator, with protein MTDLVDTTEMYLRTILDLEEEHIVPLRARISERLGHSGPTVSQTIARMERDGLVVVEGDRHLELTTEGRSRAVHVMRKHRLAERLLADVIGLDWAYVHDEACRWEHVMSEQVERRLLDMLGNPTESPYGNPIPGLEELGGTAAPAFMDGVVNLVEFVAAGDARTAVIRRLGEPVQFEPELLQQLQNAGVVPGASATFSAAGSYVAVQVDGFDEGLELPNEVAVHIFVER; from the coding sequence ATGACGGACCTCGTCGATACCACTGAAATGTACTTGCGCACGATCCTCGATCTCGAGGAGGAGCACATCGTGCCCCTGCGCGCGCGCATTTCGGAGCGCCTCGGACACTCGGGCCCGACGGTCTCGCAGACCATCGCGCGTATGGAGCGCGACGGTCTCGTTGTCGTCGAGGGCGACCGCCACCTGGAACTCACCACCGAGGGGCGGTCTCGCGCGGTCCACGTCATGCGCAAGCATCGCCTCGCCGAGCGCCTGCTCGCCGACGTCATCGGTCTCGACTGGGCATACGTGCACGACGAGGCATGCCGTTGGGAGCATGTGATGAGTGAGCAGGTGGAGCGACGACTCCTCGACATGCTCGGCAACCCCACGGAGTCGCCGTATGGCAACCCGATCCCCGGCCTCGAAGAGCTGGGTGGCACGGCGGCACCCGCCTTCATGGACGGTGTCGTGAACCTCGTCGAGTTCGTTGCTGCGGGGGATGCCCGCACCGCCGTGATCCGTCGCCTGGGCGAACCCGTGCAGTTCGAGCCGGAGCTGCTCCAGCAGCTGCAGAACGCGGGAGTTGTGCCTGGTGCATCCGCCACATTCTCGGCCGCCGGCTCCTATGTCGCGGTTCAGGTTGACGGTTTCGACGAGGGACTCGAGCTGCCGAACGAGGTCGCGGTCCACATCTTCGTGGAGCGCTAA
- a CDS encoding ExeM/NucH family extracellular endonuclease — MSPSRSIRTRAWCVGVIGAALIAAPLAAAPAHAAETAVFINEFHYDNDGADVGEAIEVAAAPGTDLTGWSIVLYNGSNGASYGTLPLSGTVGATATVVVPAPGMQNGSPDGLALVNGTTVVEFLSYEGVMTATNGPASGMTSVDVGVSQPSNAPVGSSLQRIGTGDVASAFTWTGPATSSFGTINSGQTFAGISGPEIEEPGPAVEATIAEIQGTGSESPFHGDLVITTGIVTAAYPTGGYSGYFIQTQGTGTIGEGHAASDAVFVYSPSTVGSVSIGDLVEVTGEVDEFNGLTEVIVESADDLTIVDDNPATGVTPAAIAIPGTVEGREALEGMLLAPQGDFTVSNNYTTNQYADIGLAVGTAPLIQPTEIARPGTAEYAAVVADNAARAITLDDGASIDFLIGDARNTPLPYLTTDVISVGAPVTFTSPMIFDFRNNTWKLQPTTQLTVENAATVQTAEFGEIRVDEPEDVGGDVSLASFNVLNYFTTTGDELTGCIYYRDRNDNPISVDEGCDARGAANDENLARQQVKIVAAINALDADVVSLAEIENSAAFDTNRDEALSHLVDALNADLDGEVWDFVPSPAAVPADEDVIRSAFIYRSAAIAPIGESSILLNSPAFGNAREPLAQAFRPVGGDESTTFVAIANHFKSKSSGSGPDADQNDGQGASNASRVAQAQALVTFADQQAAAAATDMVFLTGDFNAYTQEDPMKVFYDAGYTDLGSTTGEYTYAFQGRVGSLDHIIASPAAAAAVTGVDIWNINAGEPVALEYSRYNYNATLFYDESVFRSSDHDPVIVGLDLTSDTGITVDRVAGANRYEVASNISQAAYPETAPVVYVASGENYPDALSAGPAAAAEGGPLLLVRPNELPTVIASEIARLQPSKIVVVGGTASVSEGVFNDLAALADETVRIAGANRYEVSRAVAEYAFGAADVPLVYVATGEKFPDALAAGGAAGSQGAPVVLVRGSATDLDADTATLLADLGTSDTRVLGGEASVTPGVFEDVAALTTAVRLGGVDRYEAARSVNADAFDAADRAFVATGANFPDALAGSAWAASAGAPLFLAPGTCVTAGVLADFESLGVDHVTLLGGEASLYPDVFALTPCTGR, encoded by the coding sequence ATGTCACCCAGTCGATCCATCAGAACCAGAGCCTGGTGCGTGGGGGTGATCGGGGCGGCCCTCATCGCCGCGCCCCTCGCTGCCGCGCCAGCGCACGCCGCTGAGACCGCGGTGTTCATCAACGAATTCCACTACGACAACGACGGAGCCGATGTCGGCGAAGCGATCGAAGTCGCGGCGGCACCCGGTACCGACCTCACGGGGTGGAGCATCGTGCTGTACAACGGAAGCAACGGAGCCTCCTACGGCACGCTCCCCCTGAGCGGAACCGTCGGCGCGACCGCGACGGTCGTTGTGCCGGCCCCCGGAATGCAGAACGGCTCGCCGGACGGCCTGGCGCTGGTCAACGGAACCACCGTGGTCGAGTTCCTCTCCTACGAGGGAGTCATGACCGCGACCAACGGCCCGGCATCCGGAATGACGAGCGTTGACGTAGGGGTCTCGCAGCCGTCCAACGCGCCCGTCGGCTCATCGCTGCAGCGCATCGGAACGGGGGATGTCGCATCCGCCTTCACGTGGACGGGCCCGGCCACCAGCAGCTTTGGCACCATCAACAGCGGCCAGACCTTCGCGGGCATTTCCGGTCCGGAGATCGAGGAGCCCGGCCCCGCAGTCGAAGCCACCATCGCGGAGATCCAGGGGACCGGCAGCGAAAGCCCCTTCCACGGTGACCTCGTCATCACGACGGGTATCGTCACCGCAGCCTACCCGACGGGTGGGTACAGCGGGTACTTCATCCAGACCCAGGGCACGGGAACGATCGGCGAGGGCCACGCGGCATCCGACGCCGTCTTCGTCTACTCGCCGTCGACAGTCGGCTCCGTCTCGATCGGCGACCTCGTCGAGGTCACGGGAGAGGTCGACGAGTTCAACGGACTCACCGAGGTGATCGTCGAAAGCGCCGACGACCTCACGATCGTCGATGACAACCCCGCGACCGGTGTGACGCCGGCGGCGATCGCGATCCCCGGGACCGTCGAAGGGCGCGAAGCCCTTGAAGGAATGCTTCTCGCACCGCAGGGCGACTTCACCGTCTCGAACAACTACACGACCAACCAGTACGCAGACATCGGTCTCGCGGTGGGCACGGCCCCCCTCATCCAGCCGACGGAGATCGCTCGCCCCGGCACCGCGGAGTACGCGGCTGTGGTCGCCGACAACGCGGCCCGGGCGATCACACTCGACGACGGCGCCAGCATCGACTTCCTCATCGGAGACGCCCGTAACACGCCGCTCCCCTACCTCACGACCGACGTCATCTCCGTCGGGGCACCGGTGACGTTTACGTCGCCGATGATCTTCGACTTCCGCAACAACACCTGGAAGCTGCAGCCCACGACGCAACTCACCGTCGAGAACGCAGCGACCGTGCAGACGGCGGAATTCGGTGAGATTCGAGTCGACGAGCCCGAGGATGTCGGGGGCGATGTGAGCCTCGCAAGTTTCAACGTGCTCAACTACTTCACCACCACCGGCGACGAGCTCACGGGCTGCATCTACTACCGGGATCGCAACGACAATCCCATCTCGGTTGACGAAGGATGCGACGCGCGCGGAGCCGCGAACGACGAGAACCTTGCGCGACAGCAGGTGAAGATCGTCGCCGCCATCAACGCGCTCGACGCGGACGTGGTCTCCCTCGCGGAAATCGAGAACTCGGCGGCGTTCGACACCAATCGCGACGAGGCCCTCAGCCACCTCGTGGATGCCCTCAACGCCGACCTCGACGGCGAGGTGTGGGACTTCGTTCCCTCGCCCGCCGCGGTGCCCGCCGACGAGGACGTGATCAGGAGTGCGTTCATCTACCGCAGTGCGGCGATCGCGCCGATCGGTGAGTCGAGCATCCTGCTGAACTCCCCTGCCTTCGGCAACGCACGCGAACCCCTCGCGCAAGCGTTCCGCCCGGTGGGCGGCGACGAGTCGACGACGTTCGTCGCCATCGCCAACCACTTCAAGTCGAAGAGCAGCGGAAGCGGACCGGATGCCGACCAGAACGACGGGCAGGGTGCATCCAATGCGTCCCGCGTCGCACAGGCACAAGCACTCGTAACATTCGCCGACCAGCAGGCCGCCGCGGCAGCAACCGACATGGTGTTCCTCACGGGTGACTTCAACGCGTACACACAGGAGGACCCCATGAAGGTCTTCTACGACGCCGGATACACCGACCTCGGTTCGACCACGGGCGAGTACACGTATGCGTTCCAGGGCCGGGTCGGCTCGCTCGACCACATCATCGCCTCGCCGGCAGCGGCGGCCGCGGTGACGGGTGTCGACATCTGGAACATCAACGCGGGTGAGCCGGTGGCCCTCGAGTACAGCCGTTACAACTACAACGCGACGCTGTTCTACGACGAGTCGGTGTTCCGCTCGAGCGACCACGACCCCGTGATTGTCGGCCTGGATCTCACGAGCGACACCGGGATCACCGTCGACCGCGTTGCCGGCGCCAACCGCTACGAGGTCGCGAGCAACATCTCGCAGGCCGCCTACCCGGAGACGGCGCCGGTCGTCTACGTCGCGAGCGGCGAGAACTACCCGGATGCTCTCTCCGCTGGCCCCGCGGCCGCGGCCGAGGGCGGCCCGCTCCTCCTCGTGCGCCCGAACGAACTGCCGACCGTGATCGCGAGCGAGATCGCACGGCTCCAGCCGTCGAAGATCGTTGTCGTCGGCGGGACCGCTTCGGTGAGTGAGGGTGTGTTCAACGACCTCGCGGCGCTCGCGGACGAAACGGTGCGCATCGCCGGAGCCAATCGCTACGAGGTGTCGCGCGCGGTCGCCGAGTACGCGTTCGGTGCAGCCGACGTGCCGCTCGTGTACGTGGCGACGGGCGAGAAGTTCCCGGATGCTCTGGCTGCGGGTGGAGCCGCCGGTTCCCAGGGCGCGCCCGTCGTGCTGGTGCGAGGTTCGGCAACGGACCTCGACGCTGACACGGCGACGCTGCTGGCGGACCTCGGCACCAGCGACACACGCGTGCTTGGAGGCGAGGCATCCGTGACACCCGGCGTCTTCGAGGATGTCGCGGCCCTGACCACCGCGGTGCGCCTCGGCGGTGTCGACCGCTACGAGGCGGCGCGCTCGGTCAACGCTGATGCATTCGACGCGGCCGACCGTGCCTTCGTGGCGACGGGCGCGAACTTCCCGGATGCTCTCGCGGGCTCTGCGTGGGCGGCCTCGGCTGGCGCCCCGCTGTTCTTGGCGCCGGGCACGTGTGTGACCGCGGGTGTGTTGGCCGACTTCGAGTCGCTTGGGGTTGACCACGTGACACTCCTCGGTGGCGAGGCATCCCTCTACCCGGACGTGTTCGCACTCACGCCGTGCACCGGTAGATAA
- a CDS encoding HNH endonuclease codes for MRTLVLNAGYEPLAVVSFKRALVLVMNQKATIVAADIEHPVWAADGAWERPSVIILRNYVRIPTGRHVPVSRRGVLRRDNNRCGYCGGSANTIDHIMPRSRGGKDTWENLVACCLRCNNIKGDRTPAEMNWNLRSQPRPPHGTSWLVRGIERALPDWEEYLAPAA; via the coding sequence TTGCGAACCCTGGTACTCAACGCGGGCTATGAACCGCTCGCCGTCGTGTCCTTCAAACGAGCGCTCGTGCTCGTCATGAATCAGAAGGCGACGATCGTCGCCGCCGATATCGAACACCCCGTGTGGGCGGCGGATGGCGCGTGGGAACGCCCGTCCGTGATCATCCTCCGAAATTACGTGCGCATCCCGACGGGCCGCCACGTTCCCGTGTCGCGCCGAGGCGTGCTGCGCCGCGACAACAACCGTTGCGGCTACTGCGGCGGGTCCGCGAACACCATTGACCACATCATGCCCCGGTCGCGAGGCGGCAAGGACACGTGGGAGAACCTCGTCGCCTGCTGCCTCCGCTGCAACAACATCAAAGGCGACCGCACACCAGCGGAGATGAACTGGAACCTGCGCAGCCAGCCGCGCCCCCCGCACGGCACCTCGTGGCTCGTTCGCGGAATCGAACGCGCGCTTCCCGACTGGGAGGAATACCTCGCACCTGCGGCTTAG
- a CDS encoding cold-shock protein, whose translation MPTGKVKFYDDEKGFGFISSDDGQEVFLHASALPAGVTPKAGTRLEFGIADGKRGAQALSVRVLDAPPSLAKINRKPADDMAIIIEDLVKLMDGIGAGLKRGRYPDKAHGAKIAAMLRRVADELDA comes from the coding sequence ATGCCTACCGGCAAGGTCAAGTTCTACGACGACGAGAAGGGCTTCGGCTTCATCTCGAGCGATGATGGCCAGGAGGTCTTCCTGCACGCTTCCGCCCTGCCCGCGGGCGTCACCCCCAAGGCGGGCACTCGCCTCGAATTCGGAATCGCCGACGGCAAGCGCGGTGCGCAAGCGTTGTCGGTGCGGGTGCTGGATGCCCCGCCGTCGCTCGCGAAAATCAACCGCAAGCCGGCCGACGACATGGCGATCATCATCGAGGACCTCGTCAAGCTCATGGACGGTATCGGCGCTGGACTCAAGCGTGGCCGCTACCCCGACAAGGCGCACGGCGCGAAGATCGCTGCCATGCTGCGCAGGGTCGCGGACGAGCTGGATGCCTGA
- a CDS encoding DUF2200 domain-containing protein translates to MHRIFGMPVASVYPLYVQKLERKGRTQAELDEVIRWLTGFTDAEIAGHLAAQTTFQDFFAAAHLNPHADLITGVICGVRVEHIEDPLMQKIRYLDKLVDELYKGKPMEKVLRMPVGA, encoded by the coding sequence ATGCACCGGATCTTCGGGATGCCCGTCGCAAGCGTCTACCCCCTCTACGTGCAGAAGCTCGAGCGCAAGGGCAGGACCCAGGCCGAACTCGACGAGGTCATCCGCTGGCTGACCGGCTTCACCGATGCCGAGATCGCCGGGCACCTCGCAGCTCAGACGACATTCCAGGACTTCTTTGCGGCGGCCCACCTCAACCCGCACGCCGACCTCATCACGGGTGTGATCTGCGGCGTGCGCGTCGAACACATCGAGGACCCCCTCATGCAGAAGATCCGCTACCTCGACAAACTCGTCGACGAGCTCTACAAGGGCAAACCCATGGAGAAAGTGCTCCGGATGCCCGTGGGCGCGTAG
- a CDS encoding DUF262 domain-containing protein: MANDTDFNHDQLGHILGDQLLEVPRFQRAYSWKQENVEEYLADLKAARSRGDAYFMGTAVFAKPADPKDRLQVVDGQQRLATTAVFFMAIRDLLAEYGLAKQAEETEKQYLRGYALSAQAEVERLILSPKDVPTYNLLLDGDRANADDDHLLTACYDVCLNHLREVAPTPKEVDLVNAVATQLLTRVQVLVAVASGLSEAYVIFETLNDRGADLTTADLLKNYLFSKAGAHMRYFEHSWVALESGFDKADDLVRFIRYEYATRNGAVQVRRLYRSIQTELEQPGADARKYVERLLKARDVYRALRNPDDAYWSTQDTDVRDALLAYRRFGFESSFPTLMAAFLKWTKPSASKLLVKLSKWSVRAQFDGRIGGQQSEEAFGTAAVAITTGAATNQSAVRTHLAKLIPTDSTFKAAFVAYGAVPTTRAKYVLAMLDRAAESKAGRAPRSVDWASTSYNIEHVYSNSAGKSDPDLNEIVGTIGNLAILEKKLNRDLGAKPFSAKKTNYATSDFELTKSLASESTWGRAEIEKRTRELADLAVIAWPAH; encoded by the coding sequence GTGGCGAACGACACCGACTTCAACCATGACCAACTCGGTCACATCCTCGGGGACCAGTTGCTCGAGGTTCCACGCTTCCAGCGCGCGTACTCGTGGAAGCAGGAGAATGTCGAGGAATATTTGGCCGATCTAAAGGCCGCGAGGTCGCGTGGCGACGCGTACTTCATGGGGACTGCCGTCTTTGCTAAGCCTGCGGATCCGAAGGATCGATTACAAGTTGTCGACGGCCAGCAGCGCCTTGCAACTACAGCGGTGTTCTTCATGGCCATCCGCGATCTCCTCGCTGAGTACGGATTGGCGAAACAAGCAGAGGAGACCGAAAAACAATATCTGCGGGGATACGCGCTTTCGGCACAGGCGGAAGTCGAGAGACTGATTTTGAGCCCCAAAGACGTCCCGACCTACAACTTGCTGCTTGATGGCGACCGAGCAAACGCCGACGATGACCACCTGTTGACCGCCTGCTACGACGTCTGCCTCAATCACTTGCGGGAGGTCGCACCGACTCCAAAGGAAGTTGATCTGGTCAACGCAGTCGCGACTCAGCTCTTGACCCGCGTGCAAGTCCTAGTCGCTGTGGCTTCCGGGCTTTCCGAAGCGTACGTGATCTTTGAGACACTGAACGACCGCGGCGCAGACCTGACCACCGCAGACCTGCTCAAGAATTACCTGTTCAGCAAGGCCGGTGCACATATGCGCTACTTCGAGCACTCCTGGGTCGCGCTTGAATCGGGCTTCGATAAGGCGGACGATTTGGTGCGCTTCATCCGGTACGAGTACGCGACACGTAATGGTGCAGTGCAAGTGCGTCGGCTCTACCGCTCCATCCAGACCGAGCTCGAGCAGCCGGGCGCAGATGCTAGAAAATATGTCGAGAGGCTTTTGAAGGCTCGCGACGTGTACCGCGCGCTCCGCAACCCGGACGATGCGTATTGGTCTACTCAGGACACCGACGTTCGGGACGCACTCCTTGCGTACCGCCGATTTGGATTTGAGAGCAGTTTTCCGACACTCATGGCCGCATTTCTAAAGTGGACCAAACCCAGCGCGTCCAAATTGCTGGTCAAGCTGTCGAAGTGGTCAGTTCGTGCCCAGTTCGACGGACGAATCGGCGGACAGCAGTCCGAGGAAGCCTTCGGCACTGCCGCCGTCGCAATTACCACCGGTGCGGCAACCAACCAAAGCGCAGTTCGAACGCACCTCGCTAAATTGATCCCGACCGATTCAACCTTCAAGGCCGCCTTTGTCGCGTACGGCGCAGTTCCCACAACACGGGCGAAATACGTGCTTGCGATGCTTGACCGCGCGGCTGAGTCCAAAGCTGGCCGGGCCCCGCGGTCGGTGGACTGGGCATCTACGTCCTACAACATCGAGCATGTCTATTCGAATAGCGCAGGCAAGTCCGACCCTGACCTGAATGAGATCGTCGGAACGATAGGCAACCTCGCGATCCTTGAGAAGAAACTCAACCGGGATCTGGGTGCGAAACCATTCAGCGCCAAAAAGACCAACTACGCGACATCAGATTTTGAGCTAACCAAGAGTCTGGCGAGTGAATCAACTTGGGGCAGGGCGGAGATCGAGAAGCGAACGCGCGAACTCGCCGACCTCGCCGTTATCGCGTGGCCAGCGCACTAG
- the serC gene encoding phosphoserine transaminase, which translates to MPGISIPFELLPVDGRFGCGPSKVRTEQLEHLAASATVLGTSHRQAPVKNLVGRVREGLGELFRIPDGYEVVLGNGGSTAFWDAAAYSLIENRSEHLTFGEFGAKFAAAAKAPHLQAPRVINAAPGTRAEVELDDVDVYAWPHNETSTGVMAPISRVAGDALTVIDGTSAAGGIDFDASQADVYYFAPQKNFASDGGLWFALFSPAAIERVERIAASDRYIPEFLSLKNAVDNSRLNQTLNTPALTTLLLLENQIDWINGNGGLAWADARTTESSQALYDWAEASSVATPFVADPADRSKVVVTIDFDESVDAAAVAATLRENGIVDTEPYRKLGRNQLRVATFVAIDPSDVRALITSIDYVLENL; encoded by the coding sequence ATGCCCGGCATCAGCATTCCCTTCGAACTACTGCCCGTCGACGGACGATTCGGCTGCGGCCCCTCCAAGGTTCGCACCGAGCAGCTCGAGCACCTGGCCGCCAGCGCGACCGTGCTCGGCACATCTCACCGCCAGGCGCCGGTGAAGAACCTGGTGGGACGTGTGCGCGAAGGACTCGGCGAGTTGTTCCGCATCCCCGACGGCTACGAGGTCGTTCTCGGCAACGGCGGATCGACCGCGTTCTGGGATGCCGCCGCCTACTCGCTCATCGAGAACCGCAGCGAACACCTCACGTTTGGTGAGTTCGGTGCCAAGTTCGCCGCTGCCGCGAAGGCACCGCACCTTCAGGCACCCCGCGTCATCAACGCCGCGCCCGGCACACGGGCTGAGGTCGAACTCGACGACGTCGATGTTTACGCCTGGCCGCACAACGAGACGTCGACGGGCGTCATGGCGCCCATCTCCCGGGTTGCGGGTGACGCACTCACCGTGATCGACGGCACGTCCGCGGCTGGCGGCATCGACTTCGATGCCTCGCAGGCCGACGTCTACTACTTCGCGCCGCAGAAGAACTTCGCGAGCGATGGCGGGCTGTGGTTCGCGCTGTTCTCGCCAGCGGCTATCGAGCGTGTGGAGCGGATCGCGGCATCCGATCGCTACATCCCCGAGTTCTTGTCGCTGAAGAACGCTGTCGACAACTCGCGCCTCAACCAGACCCTCAACACTCCCGCCCTCACAACACTTCTGTTGCTCGAGAACCAGATCGACTGGATCAACGGCAACGGCGGCCTCGCGTGGGCGGATGCTCGCACCACCGAGTCGTCGCAGGCGCTGTACGACTGGGCCGAGGCATCCTCCGTCGCCACCCCGTTTGTGGCGGACCCGGCCGACCGCTCGAAGGTGGTCGTCACGATTGACTTCGACGAGTCGGTGGATGCTGCGGCCGTCGCCGCGACCCTCCGCGAGAACGGCATCGTCGATACCGAGCCCTACCGCAAGCTGGGGCGCAACCAGCTGCGCGTTGCGACGTTCGTCGCGATCGACCCGAGCGACGTGCGCGCCCTCATCACCTCGATCGATTACGTGCTCGAAAACCTCTAG
- a CDS encoding CHAP domain-containing protein, translating to MKKTLRTSEVREVRASGPQPSKRNPLSVLATMTAVGGLFAVAAIPAYATQQTQVIEAKAPGTTQTIQVSDDIAASIATRDGYSATTPEQLAQASEDAVRAAANEAYLASGAREMGDDYPWPYEIMDNQLSPLNYYYRECVDFVAWRINRDQGSFAPPFKWVWSNLTPYGGNGGQWQYNWESLGRTISNVPIAGAVAYTGGNHVAYVKSVNADGTVTLEEYNYVPGMYSQRTIPASSVVSFLYPPS from the coding sequence GTGAAGAAGACACTTCGTACCTCCGAGGTGCGGGAGGTTCGGGCATCCGGGCCCCAGCCCTCCAAGCGCAACCCGCTGAGCGTTCTCGCAACGATGACCGCAGTAGGCGGGTTGTTTGCTGTCGCGGCCATTCCCGCGTACGCGACGCAGCAGACCCAGGTGATCGAGGCGAAGGCGCCCGGCACCACGCAGACCATCCAGGTGAGCGACGACATCGCGGCGAGCATCGCCACGCGCGACGGCTACAGCGCCACCACGCCGGAGCAGCTCGCACAGGCGAGTGAGGATGCCGTGCGCGCTGCGGCCAACGAGGCCTACCTCGCGTCGGGCGCTCGTGAGATGGGTGACGACTACCCGTGGCCCTACGAGATCATGGACAACCAGCTCTCGCCGCTCAATTACTACTACCGCGAGTGTGTCGACTTCGTCGCGTGGCGCATCAACCGCGACCAGGGCTCGTTTGCCCCGCCGTTCAAGTGGGTGTGGTCGAACCTCACCCCGTACGGCGGCAACGGCGGCCAGTGGCAGTACAACTGGGAGTCGCTCGGCCGCACCATCTCGAACGTGCCGATCGCCGGCGCGGTCGCCTACACCGGCGGCAACCACGTGGCCTACGTGAAGAGCGTCAATGCCGACGGCACCGTGACGCTCGAGGAGTACAACTACGTGCCCGGCATGTACAGCCAGCGCACCATTCCCGCGTCGTCGGTGGTGTCGTTCCTCTACCCTCCCAGCTAG
- a CDS encoding multidrug ABC transporter ATPase — protein sequence MANDTPPVPRAERVIAFMIASSVGLAVVALLAVVIGTAVGVRDFSTGLWPFAFVLTPIALVFGFILLITLLVLTAVRRSRAAKDADG from the coding sequence GTGGCTAACGACACTCCCCCGGTTCCGCGCGCTGAGCGCGTCATCGCTTTCATGATCGCGTCCTCGGTGGGACTGGCCGTTGTCGCGCTGCTCGCGGTCGTTATCGGCACTGCAGTGGGCGTCCGCGACTTCAGCACCGGGCTGTGGCCTTTCGCGTTCGTTCTCACCCCGATCGCGCTCGTCTTCGGCTTCATCCTCCTCATCACGCTGCTCGTTTTGACGGCGGTTCGGCGCAGCCGGGCTGCGAAGGATGCCGACGGTTAA
- a CDS encoding DUF2530 domain-containing protein, whose translation MRLWLKDSERRPDPAPVATDDRKPMLIGIALWLVALAVLLLFMPQLTEAGLGGWLWTCIAGIALGLIGILYTHWRGGRR comes from the coding sequence GTGAGACTGTGGCTGAAGGACTCGGAGCGTCGCCCCGACCCGGCACCCGTGGCGACGGATGACCGCAAGCCCATGCTCATCGGCATCGCACTGTGGCTCGTGGCGCTAGCCGTGCTGCTGCTGTTCATGCCCCAGCTGACCGAGGCTGGCCTCGGCGGGTGGCTCTGGACGTGCATCGCCGGCATCGCACTCGGGCTCATCGGAATCCTCTACACCCACTGGCGTGGAGGCCGGCGCTAG